A region from the uncultured Holophaga sp. genome encodes:
- the mtnA gene encoding S-methyl-5-thioribose-1-phosphate isomerase, translating into MAQHSVETLRWQDQRLEMIDQRILPLRFEYLPYDDAASVAEGIRSMVVRGAPAIGCAAAYGIALEAHRQRTAAPGAFREALEEAFRILAASRPTAVNLFWALKRMRRVWETLSALPVPAQAEGLMAEAHEVLAEDIRINRAMGAHGAALLPDGARVLTHCNAGALATAGHGTALGVIRSAVEAGKRISVIADETRPFLQGARLTAWEMVQEGIPVTLITDNMAGHLMSQGEIDAVIVGTDRVAANGDVANKIGTYMVAVLARRHGIPFYVACPLSTIDMGIPEGTAIPIEERAREEVTGFRDCQWAPEGVSVRNPAFDVTPAELVTALITEKGVLSSPDRERMIRFLA; encoded by the coding sequence ATGGCCCAGCACAGCGTGGAAACCCTCCGCTGGCAGGACCAGCGGCTGGAGATGATCGATCAGCGGATCCTGCCGCTGCGCTTCGAGTACCTGCCCTATGACGATGCCGCCTCGGTCGCAGAGGGCATCCGCAGCATGGTGGTCCGGGGCGCCCCGGCCATCGGCTGCGCCGCCGCCTACGGCATCGCCCTGGAGGCCCACCGCCAGCGGACGGCTGCACCCGGGGCCTTCCGGGAGGCCCTGGAGGAGGCCTTCAGGATCCTGGCCGCCAGCCGCCCCACGGCCGTGAATCTCTTCTGGGCCCTGAAGCGCATGCGGCGGGTCTGGGAGACCCTGAGCGCCCTGCCCGTCCCGGCCCAGGCCGAGGGCCTGATGGCCGAAGCCCACGAGGTCCTGGCCGAGGACATCCGCATCAACCGGGCCATGGGGGCTCACGGGGCCGCACTCCTGCCTGATGGAGCCCGGGTGCTCACCCACTGCAACGCCGGGGCCCTGGCCACCGCTGGACACGGCACCGCCCTGGGGGTCATCCGCTCGGCGGTGGAGGCCGGCAAGCGGATCTCCGTCATCGCCGATGAGACCCGCCCCTTCCTGCAGGGGGCCCGCCTCACCGCCTGGGAGATGGTCCAGGAGGGCATCCCCGTCACCCTCATCACCGACAACATGGCCGGCCACCTCATGAGCCAGGGCGAAATCGACGCCGTCATCGTCGGCACCGACCGAGTGGCGGCCAATGGTGACGTGGCCAACAAGATCGGCACCTACATGGTGGCGGTCCTGGCCAGGCGTCACGGCATCCCCTTCTATGTGGCCTGCCCCCTCTCCACCATTGACATGGGCATCCCAGAGGGCACCGCCATCCCCATCGAAGAGCGGGCCCGGGAGGAGGTCACCGGCTTCCGCGACTGCCAGTGGGCCCCCGAGGGGGTCTCGGTCCGCAATCCCGCCTTCGACGTGACACCCGCTGAGCTGGTCACGGCCCTGATCACGGAGAAGGGTGTGCTCTCCTCGCCAGACCGGGAGCGCATGATCCGCTTTCTCGCCTGA
- a CDS encoding adenine phosphoribosyltransferase, producing MPIKSRIRTVPHYPKPGVMFRDITTLLKDPVGFRITIHELVERYTGQKIDKVAAIESRGFIIGAAVACQLGVGFVPVRKKGKLPAETVGHDYELEYGTDRVEMHTDAIARGERVLLVDDLIATGGTAEAACKLIASMGAEVVECAFVIDLPDLGGRRRLEEQGYKVHALCEFEGD from the coding sequence ATGCCCATCAAGTCCCGCATCCGCACCGTACCCCACTACCCCAAGCCCGGCGTCATGTTCCGGGACATCACGACCCTCCTCAAGGACCCGGTGGGCTTCCGCATCACCATTCACGAGCTGGTGGAGCGCTACACCGGCCAGAAGATCGACAAGGTGGCCGCCATCGAGAGCCGGGGCTTCATCATCGGCGCCGCGGTGGCCTGCCAGCTCGGGGTGGGCTTCGTCCCGGTCCGCAAGAAGGGCAAGCTCCCTGCCGAGACCGTAGGCCACGACTACGAACTGGAGTACGGCACCGACCGGGTGGAGATGCACACCGACGCCATCGCCCGGGGCGAGCGGGTGCTGCTGGTGGACGACCTCATCGCCACCGGCGGCACCGCCGAAGCCGCCTGCAAGCTTATCGCCAGCATGGGAGCAGAAGTGGTGGAGTGCGCCTTCGTCATCGACCTGCCGGACCTCGGCGGACGCCGCCGTCTGGAGGAACAGGGCTACAAGGTCCATGCCCTCTGTGAATTCGAAGGGGACTGA
- a CDS encoding S-methyl-5'-thioadenosine phosphorylase, with amino-acid sequence MQAGDRTPVIGVIGGSGVYDIDGLEDRRWVRVESPWGEASDELLFGTLQGQSMVFLPRHGRGHRLSPTGINYRANIDAMKRAGVTDLISVSAVGSLQEDLPPGTFVIVDQFIDRTFAREKSFFGNGCVAHVGFAHPVCPRLGDHLEAAAREAGLKVARGGTYVAMEGPQFSTLAESRLYRSWGAQVIGMTNLPEAKLAREAEICYATVAMVTDYDCWHPDHDSVTVEAIVKVLVANAGNARTLVRQSASRIAGDAAAQGCACRRALDNALMTAPEKRDPELVRKLDAVAARLLHS; translated from the coding sequence ATGCAGGCAGGAGATCGGACACCGGTCATCGGTGTCATCGGGGGAAGTGGGGTCTATGACATCGACGGGCTCGAGGACCGGCGCTGGGTCCGGGTGGAGTCGCCCTGGGGGGAGGCTTCGGACGAGCTGCTCTTCGGCACCCTGCAGGGCCAATCCATGGTCTTCCTGCCCCGGCACGGACGGGGGCACCGTCTCTCTCCCACGGGCATCAACTACCGGGCCAATATCGACGCCATGAAGCGCGCGGGGGTCACCGACCTCATCTCCGTGAGCGCCGTGGGCTCCCTCCAGGAGGACCTGCCCCCCGGGACCTTCGTCATCGTGGACCAGTTCATCGACCGAACCTTCGCCCGGGAGAAGAGCTTCTTCGGGAACGGCTGTGTGGCCCATGTGGGCTTCGCCCATCCCGTCTGCCCCCGCCTGGGGGACCACCTGGAGGCCGCTGCCCGCGAGGCGGGCCTGAAGGTCGCCCGGGGCGGGACCTATGTGGCCATGGAGGGGCCCCAGTTCTCCACCCTGGCCGAATCCCGGCTCTACCGCAGCTGGGGGGCCCAGGTGATCGGCATGACCAACCTGCCCGAGGCCAAGCTCGCCCGGGAGGCCGAGATCTGCTATGCCACCGTGGCCATGGTCACGGACTATGACTGCTGGCACCCGGACCACGACAGCGTGACGGTGGAGGCCATCGTCAAGGTCCTGGTGGCCAACGCCGGGAATGCCCGCACCCTGGTCAGACAGAGCGCCTCCCGGATCGCCGGGGATGCCGCCGCACAGGGCTGTGCCTGCCGTCGGGCCCTGGACAACGCCCTCATGACCGCCCCCGAGAAGCGCGATCCCGAGCTGGTCCGCAAGCTCGATGCCGTGGCTGCCCGCCTCCTCCACTCCTAG
- the radC gene encoding DNA repair protein RadC, producing the protein MKMSELSPELRPRERLLAGQGHELGDAELLALLWGTGRQGRSATELAQEILSSTGGLSGLLCQGLQDWIALPGIGRARACQLWAAQELCRRLRRGGARPRITSPRAAGEYLLPRCQGLGEERFGLLALNAKGELLAERIMSMGTATGTLVSPREFFREALRYGATSALAFHNHPSGDPTPSQEDTLLTRRLRSAGDSLGVPLADHLILGNDRYHSFRAAEGWDASP; encoded by the coding sequence ATGAAGATGTCCGAGCTCTCGCCAGAGCTCCGCCCGAGGGAGCGCCTGCTGGCCGGGCAGGGTCACGAGCTGGGCGATGCCGAACTCCTGGCCCTGCTCTGGGGCACGGGGCGCCAGGGCCGGAGTGCCACGGAGCTGGCCCAGGAGATCCTGAGCAGCACCGGTGGTCTCTCCGGCCTCCTCTGCCAGGGGCTGCAGGACTGGATAGCCTTGCCGGGCATCGGCCGAGCGAGGGCCTGCCAGCTCTGGGCGGCTCAGGAGCTTTGCCGCCGTCTGCGCCGGGGGGGTGCCCGGCCCCGAATCACCAGCCCCCGGGCGGCTGGGGAGTATCTCCTGCCCCGCTGCCAGGGGCTCGGCGAGGAGCGCTTCGGACTGCTCGCCCTCAACGCCAAGGGGGAGCTGCTGGCGGAGCGGATCATGAGCATGGGCACGGCCACGGGGACCCTGGTGAGCCCCCGGGAATTCTTCCGGGAGGCCCTGCGCTACGGCGCCACCAGCGCCCTGGCCTTCCACAACCACCCCTCCGGCGACCCCACACCCAGCCAGGAGGACACCCTCCTCACCCGCCGCCTCCGCTCGGCCGGGGACTCCCTGGGCGTCCCCCTGGCCGACCACCTCATCCTCGGCAATGACCGCTACCACAGCTTCCGCGCCGCCGAAGGCTGGGATGCCTCACCGTAG
- a CDS encoding helix-hairpin-helix domain-containing protein — translation MFRCLRTALLTLCLLPLSAADRAPRGPVNLNTATVTELMQLPKIGAKTAERIVAYRKQHGAFKRPEELMNVKGIGEKSFAKLRPHLSVGGPAAAGKP, via the coding sequence ATGTTCCGTTGCCTTCGAACAGCCCTGCTCACCCTCTGCCTGCTGCCCCTGTCTGCAGCCGACCGGGCCCCCAGGGGACCCGTCAATCTCAACACCGCCACCGTCACGGAGTTGATGCAGCTCCCCAAGATCGGCGCGAAGACCGCCGAGCGCATCGTGGCCTACCGCAAACAACACGGGGCCTTCAAGCGCCCGGAGGAGCTGATGAACGTGAAGGGCATCGGCGAGAAGTCCTTCGCCAAGCTCAGACCCCACCTGAGCGTCGGGGGCCCGGCAGCCGCCGGGAAGCCATGA
- a CDS encoding HD-GYP domain-containing protein, which produces MIKKVPKQALKLGMYIHDLNCGWMDHNFFRSRFMLRREEDLQKILGSGITEVYIDTVKGIDAEGLSESEVAHQIHDAMDGIAQAAALLPQSTSHREELEVAKAIHGEANKVIQSVLADVRLGKQIQVERMEPVVEQVTESILRNQGTLVSLCRIKEGDTYTFQHSVSVCTLLVTFCRYMGMDREQIKLAGMGGMLHDIGKMRVPDHVLNKPGKLTDDEFVTMKSHVTLGLEVLQQTPGITPTVFEVTGQHHEKFKGAGYPLGLQGDEISLIGRMSAIVDVYDAITSNRCYHRGMEPGIALSKLFEWGENHFDPTLVQHFIQALGIYPVGTLVRLDSERLAVVVQQSEGGLLYPVVRVIYDIRRSRVISPYDLDLSRPEAGGDSITGNEAPETWKLDPFKFLTLPEVR; this is translated from the coding sequence ATGATCAAGAAGGTCCCCAAGCAAGCGCTGAAGCTGGGCATGTACATCCACGACCTCAACTGTGGCTGGATGGACCACAACTTCTTCCGGAGCCGCTTCATGCTCCGCAGGGAGGAGGATCTCCAGAAGATCCTGGGGAGCGGCATCACCGAGGTCTACATCGATACGGTCAAGGGGATTGACGCCGAGGGGCTCTCCGAGTCGGAGGTGGCCCACCAGATCCATGACGCCATGGACGGCATCGCCCAGGCCGCCGCACTGCTGCCCCAGAGCACCTCCCATCGGGAGGAACTGGAGGTGGCCAAGGCCATCCATGGCGAGGCCAACAAAGTCATCCAGTCGGTGCTGGCCGATGTCCGCCTGGGCAAGCAGATCCAGGTGGAGCGCATGGAGCCGGTGGTGGAGCAGGTCACCGAGTCCATCCTACGCAACCAGGGCACCCTGGTGAGCCTCTGCCGTATCAAGGAGGGTGACACCTATACCTTCCAGCACTCCGTCAGCGTCTGCACCCTGCTGGTCACCTTCTGCCGCTACATGGGCATGGACCGTGAGCAGATCAAGCTGGCGGGCATGGGCGGCATGCTCCACGACATCGGCAAGATGAGGGTGCCGGATCATGTTCTCAACAAGCCCGGCAAGCTCACGGATGACGAGTTCGTCACCATGAAGTCCCACGTGACCCTGGGTCTCGAGGTCCTGCAGCAGACCCCCGGCATCACCCCCACGGTCTTCGAGGTCACGGGCCAGCACCACGAGAAGTTCAAGGGGGCGGGCTACCCCCTGGGGCTCCAGGGCGACGAGATCAGCCTCATCGGCCGCATGTCAGCCATCGTGGACGTCTACGACGCCATCACCTCCAACCGCTGCTACCACCGCGGCATGGAGCCCGGCATCGCCCTCAGCAAGCTCTTCGAGTGGGGTGAGAACCACTTCGACCCCACCCTGGTTCAGCACTTCATCCAGGCCCTGGGCATCTACCCTGTGGGCACCCTGGTGCGCCTGGACAGCGAGCGCTTGGCGGTGGTGGTCCAGCAGAGTGAAGGGGGCCTCCTCTACCCCGTGGTCCGGGTCATCTACGACATCCGGCGCAGCCGGGTCATCTCCCCCTACGACCTGGACCTCTCCCGCCCCGAAGCCGGCGGCGACAGCATCACGGGCAACGAGGCCCCCGAGACCTGGAAGCTCGACCCCTTCAAGTTCCTCACCCTGCCCGAGGTGCGGTAG
- a CDS encoding GxxExxY protein, giving the protein MAKLESITGAIIGAAFKVSNTLGSGFLEKVYENALALELGKSGLPVVQQHGIEVRHEGSLVGEFAADLLVAGCVLVELKAVRALEDIHLAQCIHYLKATGLEVCLLMNFGHPRLEYRRVVLG; this is encoded by the coding sequence ATGGCCAAGCTGGAGTCCATCACGGGAGCCATCATCGGGGCAGCCTTCAAGGTCTCGAACACGCTCGGGTCCGGATTCCTGGAGAAGGTCTACGAGAACGCCCTGGCTCTCGAACTGGGAAAGTCGGGTCTGCCCGTGGTGCAGCAGCATGGGATCGAGGTCCGCCATGAGGGGTCTCTCGTGGGCGAGTTCGCCGCGGATCTGCTGGTGGCGGGATGTGTGCTGGTGGAGCTCAAGGCCGTCAGGGCGCTGGAAGATATCCACCTGGCGCAGTGCATCCACTATCTGAAGGCCACAGGACTGGAGGTCTGCCTGCTCATGAACTTCGGCCATCCCAGGCTTGAATACAGGCGGGTGGTCCTCGGCTGA
- the glmS gene encoding glutamine--fructose-6-phosphate transaminase (isomerizing) → MCGIVGYIGHQSAASILVDGLRSLEYRGYDSAGIALAPGDGTFRVTRASGKLVNLQAKLDFSDATPVGIGHTRWATHGRPTEENAHPHRSRDGKVVAVHNGIFENYLELRAELSAAGHSFVTETDTECFPVLVSQLLSEGRDFATAFREALGRVRGIYALACMQAEDTGRIMVARSGPPLIIGIGEGETFLASDVVPLLRHTRRVIYLEDGDLAELTPQGARVFRLDGSPVTREIQTVPFDPVSAEKGRYKHFMQKEIFEQPLAISNTLLDRLPVSPEEPMPLDLPYSDEELRSFRKVVILACGTSRHAGLVGQFYIEHLARLGTEVDYGSEYRYREPVVEPGTLAIGISQSGETADTLAALKEAAARGARTLAICNVQGSTATRTAEATLLTHAGPEIGVASTKAFTTQLTVLLLLAIRLGEARGTLKPETKATLIQGLRHLPALLERTAGQEKTLVKWAQRWQEARDFLYLARGPLYPIALEGALKLKEISYIHAEGYPAGEMKHGPIALIDQHLPIVAVMPRDEHREKTLSNLQEAAAREGRILALVTEGDTGLAGVAEDVLEMPEVHPWLAPILYSVPLQLLAYHIAVLRGCDVDQPRNLAKSVTVE, encoded by the coding sequence ATGTGCGGCATCGTCGGTTACATCGGTCATCAGAGTGCAGCCTCCATCCTGGTGGATGGACTGCGAAGCCTGGAATACCGGGGCTATGACAGTGCGGGCATCGCGCTGGCACCGGGGGACGGCACCTTCCGGGTGACGCGGGCCTCGGGGAAGCTGGTAAACCTGCAGGCGAAGCTGGACTTCTCGGATGCGACACCGGTGGGGATCGGGCACACGCGCTGGGCGACCCACGGGAGGCCCACGGAGGAGAACGCCCACCCGCATCGCAGCCGGGATGGCAAGGTGGTGGCGGTCCACAACGGGATCTTCGAGAACTACCTGGAGCTGCGGGCCGAGCTGTCCGCTGCGGGGCACAGCTTTGTCACCGAGACGGACACCGAGTGCTTCCCGGTGCTGGTCTCCCAGCTCCTGAGTGAAGGCCGGGACTTCGCCACCGCCTTCCGGGAGGCCCTGGGGCGGGTGCGGGGCATCTATGCCCTGGCCTGCATGCAGGCGGAGGACACCGGGCGCATCATGGTGGCCCGCAGTGGCCCCCCCCTCATCATCGGCATCGGGGAGGGGGAAACCTTCCTGGCCTCTGATGTGGTGCCCCTGCTCCGCCACACCCGCCGGGTGATCTACCTGGAGGATGGCGACCTGGCCGAGCTGACCCCCCAGGGGGCCCGGGTCTTCCGCCTGGACGGCTCCCCGGTGACGCGGGAGATCCAGACGGTGCCCTTCGATCCTGTCAGTGCCGAGAAGGGCCGCTACAAGCACTTCATGCAGAAAGAGATCTTCGAGCAGCCCCTGGCCATCTCCAACACCCTGTTGGACCGCCTGCCCGTGAGCCCCGAGGAGCCTATGCCCCTGGACCTGCCCTACTCGGATGAGGAGCTCCGGAGCTTCCGGAAGGTCGTCATCCTGGCCTGCGGCACCAGCCGCCACGCAGGGCTGGTGGGGCAGTTCTATATTGAGCACCTTGCCCGACTCGGCACCGAGGTGGATTACGGCAGCGAGTACCGCTACCGGGAACCCGTGGTGGAGCCGGGGACGCTGGCCATCGGTATCAGCCAGAGCGGTGAAACCGCCGACACCCTGGCTGCGCTGAAGGAGGCCGCTGCGAGGGGTGCCCGCACCCTGGCCATCTGCAATGTGCAGGGATCGACAGCCACCCGCACCGCCGAGGCCACCCTGCTCACCCATGCGGGGCCGGAGATCGGGGTGGCCTCCACCAAGGCCTTCACCACCCAGCTCACCGTGCTGCTGCTCCTGGCCATCCGCCTGGGAGAGGCCCGGGGGACCCTGAAGCCTGAGACCAAGGCCACCCTGATCCAGGGGCTGCGTCACCTGCCGGCCCTTCTGGAGCGGACTGCGGGCCAGGAGAAGACCCTGGTGAAGTGGGCCCAGCGCTGGCAGGAGGCCCGGGACTTCCTCTACCTGGCCCGAGGACCGCTCTACCCCATCGCCCTGGAAGGCGCCTTGAAGCTCAAGGAGATCAGCTATATTCACGCCGAGGGTTACCCGGCAGGCGAGATGAAGCACGGCCCCATCGCCCTGATAGATCAGCACCTGCCCATCGTGGCGGTGATGCCCCGGGATGAGCACCGGGAGAAGACGCTGTCGAACCTGCAGGAGGCCGCGGCCCGGGAAGGGCGGATTCTGGCACTGGTGACGGAGGGGGACACGGGTCTGGCCGGGGTGGCCGAGGATGTGCTGGAGATGCCTGAGGTGCACCCCTGGCTGGCGCCGATCCTCTACTCAGTGCCGCTGCAGCTGCTGGCCTATCACATCGCCGTGCTGCGGGGCTGCGATGTGGATCAGCCACGGAACCTGGCCAAGAGTGTGACTGTGGAATAA
- a CDS encoding MraY family glycosyltransferase encodes MKPTPLCGGLVLWVMLIALSGLGLLSLGLGTWDWVALCLMALMGFLDDLLGLRARIKALVGLGVALILAVVHGAHLLPLGGSFPLFGLDLPNHWAITLPLLTLWFWFLPNAINLMDGVNGLVIGFSLLVLWFLGAPLPLLGALFVLLLFNYPRAHLFLGDCGALLLGTLMAILTVKARLPQDPNGFFVLFIYPMVDVSLVVFSRLRRRQALGVGDRSHLHHQVLDLLRGRTWLVTPLLLAVSFGLRGLLEIGVGDIALRGIGAGLFLAFALCVAVRREGMQQGAVTLDAPQGGHQHGSSSF; translated from the coding sequence GTGAAACCGACGCCCCTCTGTGGTGGTCTGGTCCTGTGGGTGATGCTCATCGCCCTGAGTGGCTTGGGACTGCTCTCCTTGGGGCTGGGAACCTGGGATTGGGTCGCGCTTTGTCTGATGGCCCTCATGGGCTTTCTGGATGACCTGCTCGGTTTGAGGGCCCGCATCAAGGCTCTGGTCGGTCTCGGGGTGGCCCTGATCCTGGCAGTGGTTCATGGGGCCCATCTTCTCCCGCTCGGCGGCTCATTTCCGCTTTTCGGTCTGGACCTCCCCAATCACTGGGCCATTACCCTCCCGCTCCTGACCCTCTGGTTCTGGTTCCTGCCCAATGCCATCAACCTCATGGATGGCGTCAACGGTCTGGTGATCGGCTTCAGCCTCCTGGTCCTCTGGTTCCTGGGGGCCCCCTTGCCGCTCCTGGGAGCGCTCTTTGTGCTCCTGCTCTTCAACTACCCCAGAGCCCATCTCTTCCTTGGGGACTGCGGCGCCTTGCTGCTGGGGACCCTCATGGCGATCCTCACGGTCAAGGCGAGGCTGCCCCAGGACCCCAACGGGTTCTTTGTGTTGTTCATTTATCCCATGGTCGATGTGAGTCTGGTGGTGTTCTCCCGCTTGAGGCGAAGGCAGGCCCTGGGGGTTGGGGATCGGAGTCATTTGCACCATCAAGTGTTGGACCTCCTCCGGGGGCGGACCTGGCTGGTTACCCCCCTGCTACTTGCGGTGAGCTTCGGTCTGCGGGGCCTCCTAGAGATAGGTGTTGGCGACATTGCGCTCCGAGGGATCGGAGCCGGGTTGTTCCTGGCTTTCGCCTTGTGCGTTGCTGTTCGACGGGAGGGGATGCAACAGGGGGCCGTCACCCTGGACGCTCCTCAAGGTGGACACCAGCATGGAAGCTCCTCGTTTTGA
- the wecB gene encoding UDP-N-acetylglucosamine 2-epimerase (non-hydrolyzing), with translation MKILCAMGTRPEVIKMAPVVRALRRAGFEAPVLVTAQHRDLLDQMLKVMELESDWDLDAMRPSQRLADLTGILVPGVFDLLAASRPDVVLAQGDTTTVFCVALAAFYARIPFGHVEAGLRSGNLNSPFPEEANRKLAGVLANWHFAPTEQAREALLAESVSPDKIHVVGNTVIDSLLSIAGRENLPWPQGVPMLGSGERLVLLTLHRRENFGEPIERILKAVREFAIATGGVRVVYPVHPNPNVQGPAHRILGGIPNVHLVDPLDYPTLVGLMRSAYLVLTDSGGIQEEAPALGKPVLVFREVTERPEAVAAGGVTLVGSDPEDFRMEAARLFSDSSFYRTMAKPRFPYGKGDSGERIASIFCNGCYPG, from the coding sequence ATGAAGATACTTTGTGCGATGGGCACCCGCCCGGAAGTGATAAAAATGGCACCGGTAGTAAGGGCTTTGAGGCGGGCAGGCTTCGAAGCACCTGTACTGGTAACGGCACAGCACCGGGATCTCTTGGACCAGATGCTGAAGGTTATGGAGCTGGAGAGTGATTGGGATCTCGACGCCATGCGTCCATCCCAACGCCTTGCTGACCTCACGGGAATCCTGGTGCCAGGGGTCTTTGATCTGCTGGCTGCTAGTAGACCCGATGTGGTGTTGGCTCAGGGAGATACGACAACGGTTTTTTGCGTGGCCCTGGCGGCCTTCTATGCGCGGATCCCTTTCGGGCATGTGGAGGCTGGTCTTCGCAGTGGGAATCTGAATTCCCCTTTCCCTGAAGAGGCGAACCGGAAACTGGCCGGTGTATTGGCAAACTGGCATTTCGCCCCGACTGAACAGGCACGGGAAGCCCTGCTCGCGGAATCAGTGTCGCCCGATAAAATTCATGTGGTAGGGAATACGGTGATCGATTCCCTGCTGTCGATAGCCGGAAGAGAGAATCTCCCCTGGCCTCAAGGTGTTCCCATGCTAGGTTCCGGAGAACGTCTGGTACTCCTGACTCTCCATCGACGCGAGAACTTCGGGGAGCCCATTGAGCGGATCCTGAAAGCAGTCAGGGAGTTTGCGATTGCCACGGGAGGAGTGCGGGTCGTTTATCCTGTCCATCCCAACCCCAATGTCCAGGGGCCTGCCCACCGTATCCTCGGGGGAATCCCGAATGTGCATCTGGTGGATCCCCTGGACTACCCAACACTGGTCGGCCTGATGCGCTCAGCCTACCTGGTGTTGACTGATAGTGGCGGTATCCAGGAGGAGGCTCCAGCGCTCGGGAAGCCGGTTCTGGTATTCCGGGAAGTCACGGAGAGGCCTGAGGCAGTTGCGGCAGGGGGAGTGACCTTGGTAGGCTCCGATCCGGAAGACTTCAGGATGGAAGCGGCTCGCCTTTTTAGCGATTCATCGTTTTATCGTACGATGGCTAAGCCTAGATTTCCTTATGGTAAGGGTGATTCAGGAGAGCGTATAGCATCTATTTTTTGCAATGGGTGTTATCCGGGATAA
- a CDS encoding DUF1972 domain-containing protein, which translates to MNSTPPKSDIAILGTRGIPARYGGFETFAEELSTRLASAGVKVTVFCESRKTQDQILYKNVTLQFIPLLACGPLTTILFDLRCFWAARRNFKVVYMLGYGAAFGCLIPRFYGTHVWLNVDGIEWKRAKWSRLAKLYFRAMEYLAVRLPHRVIADAESIRQHLLSRHRAIPPCDVIAYGSEVIAPPPPPTAVQELGLAPGRYFLIVCRLEPENHILEIVKGYIDSGSTLPLVILGNHKAPSSYVKKLTAFESDKIRFLGTIFEKKKLQPLRAHALAYFHGHSVGGTNPTLLEAMGCGSIVIAHDNAFNREVLSDTGFYFKSPDDIPELINTIEHQSFEEQNIIKATAVHRVREHYQWDNIASKYLALLQ; encoded by the coding sequence ATGAATTCAACCCCACCCAAAAGCGACATCGCCATCCTCGGCACTCGAGGCATCCCTGCGAGATATGGGGGCTTCGAGACATTCGCCGAGGAGCTTTCGACCAGATTGGCGAGCGCAGGCGTTAAAGTCACCGTCTTCTGCGAAAGCCGCAAGACCCAAGATCAGATCCTATATAAAAATGTGACCCTTCAGTTCATCCCTCTATTAGCATGTGGTCCATTGACAACCATCCTTTTCGATCTCCGCTGTTTCTGGGCAGCCAGGAGGAACTTTAAGGTTGTCTATATGCTTGGCTACGGCGCTGCCTTTGGCTGCCTTATTCCAAGATTCTACGGCACACATGTCTGGCTCAACGTGGATGGCATTGAGTGGAAGCGCGCAAAATGGAGTCGCCTTGCCAAGCTCTATTTCAGAGCCATGGAATACTTGGCAGTACGCCTTCCCCACCGGGTCATCGCCGATGCAGAAAGTATCCGTCAGCATCTACTCAGCCGACATCGAGCAATCCCCCCTTGCGATGTAATCGCATACGGATCTGAAGTCATCGCCCCGCCGCCGCCCCCAACAGCCGTTCAAGAACTGGGACTTGCCCCTGGGCGCTACTTTCTGATTGTTTGCCGCCTTGAGCCTGAAAACCACATCCTCGAAATCGTGAAGGGCTACATCGATTCTGGGAGCACTCTCCCCCTGGTAATTCTAGGAAACCACAAGGCACCATCCTCATACGTCAAGAAATTAACGGCTTTTGAGTCGGATAAAATCCGATTCTTGGGCACCATTTTTGAAAAGAAAAAACTTCAGCCTCTCAGAGCACATGCATTGGCCTATTTCCACGGCCACTCTGTCGGCGGTACAAATCCAACACTGCTTGAAGCCATGGGTTGTGGGAGCATTGTTATAGCACACGACAATGCTTTCAACCGCGAAGTTTTATCCGATACTGGGTTTTATTTTAAATCACCGGATGACATCCCAGAACTAATCAATACGATTGAACACCAATCATTCGAGGAACAAAATATCATCAAAGCGACTGCAGTTCATCGAGTTCGCGAACATTATCAATGGGACAATATTGCAAGCAAATATCTCGCGCTATTACAATAA